The following are from one region of the Arachis duranensis cultivar V14167 chromosome 10, aradu.V14167.gnm2.J7QH, whole genome shotgun sequence genome:
- the LOC107470081 gene encoding uncharacterized protein LOC107470081 isoform X2: MKCVCLYHPEFIQLLVSLILSNFLYQASAKLARTVNWGTTTVIGIFAGMLYGGSKEAAASISKDAEVTLKLGSTEDKREQYRLMKDAMEKWFIRVTRGSIVGGVCLGMFTATFYSLQNLLAEQQGVHDVFNIVGAGSATASAFGLTCIFWLKLRDLSKNLIQRLRKNCRCCWILTLLHLK, translated from the exons ATGAAATGTGTTTGCCTTTACCATCCTGAGTTCATTCAATTATtagtttcattgatattatcTAATTTCCTTTACCAGGCCTCCGCAAAGTTAGCGAGAACTGTTAACTGGGGTACAACAACTGTTATTGGAATATTTGCTGGCATGTTATACGGCGGTAGTAAGGAGGCAGCTGCTTCTATT AGCAAGGACGCAGAAGTGACTTTGAAGCTTGGAAGTACAGAAGACAAACGTGAGCAATATCGTTTGATGAAAGATGCTATGGAGAAATGGTTCATTAGGGTTACACGGGGCTCAATAGTTGGAGGAGTATGCCTTGGAATGTTCACAGCTACATTTTATAGCTTACAAAATCTACTTGCAGAGCAGCAAGGTGTGCATGatgtttttaatattgttgGTGCTGGTTCAGCTACTGCTTCAGCTTTTGGTTTAACAT gtattttctggctaaaattgagggacttgagcaaaaatctgattcagaggctgagaaagaactgcagatgctgttggattctgaccctcctgcacttgaagtag